CTTGCCATATTCCTTTGTCCGGTCATCAGTGTCCAGAAACTACCACGAGGCACTCCAACCTCGCAGATAGTTTTGTGGGGCTACCGTTGGTTGATCTTCAGAATCATGATTGGGGCTGTAAGTCTTTTATAATTTgggtaaaaatagttttaacatGTATCCTTTCAACATTAAACACTTTTACTTACTTTGGTAACTATGTATGTGTATAAATTTGCTGAATTTTTCATTGATAGGTTGTTCGTTCAAATGTCAGAACTtcatttaaatactttaaaatgaaattataaacacTGCtagaaataattgttaaagGGCGATATTGTAtgaagttatgtttaaatactgtttttagGGGTTGATAAAGATCAGAGGAGACCAATGCTGGAGAGATCTTACATGTATGAACTACCATTATGAGGTATGCCCTACAGGGACTgcgtcacagattggcaccaaaaaaagtttttttctgtaacgaatctcaggacaattatctaatagaatgtgttacactttgatatcattattgtaaaaaaagtaccaaaatgtaaaaaaaaattgtgtcggagaccgggttcgaacctgcgtgccaaaattgaagtccagcgtcttactcactgagctacataggcttattctaatcgggTAACATAGTTAAGCTGTACActtacctcggtaatatcacgtgataacatcgactagccaatcacgcataaggaatgaattctacctggtagacatacccagtcatcttttttaatgaaaaagtacgaaataactgctaaacttaaataaattgttaactatgtggtacctcagttagtaagtttcaatgcattgtacacatcgatgccaagttaatgtcagtttttgacaattttcttttgttttggctattttatcataaaaatattaaagataaagACACTGTGCTGTTGACATCCTGTAAAagcttttaaattttgtttaaatcataaccaatttcatgtaaatgatattttttacttaaaacttaatacacatgcaactaatgccatgaatacatacatgtaaagcAAGAtcaataaatctttaaaaatgttgagttAAGGCCCTTGACTAAATAAATGGACGAGCGTTGGAATCTCCTTGCCTTgctcttgttgtttttacatgATGAGTCAGAGATGTTCTAAGCCatgactttaaagctgcactctcacagattgacagttatgactttttatttaaattttgtttaggAATCAACTGATTTTGGCAACAATGCCTCAATTCATTCATATAAGGTAAATTGCAAtagaacatatctcaattgttttgGGAACTTCAGAAAAAAACCTTTTTCTTAAAGTCTTAGTAATGCTTTTTGccattttggcatcagtgccttcaattcagtcatataagataactcacaatagcaCAGATCCCAATTGTTAGGTAAACTgcttaacattttatttgtcttaaagcattagtaacgcttttagccataaaacaacaattttctaatgtaaatatgaaatatattctttagtcagcagtcttatatcaatggtttccatgcatttaaGCACAAATTGGCTTATTTcaaggcaaaaaaaataatttaaaaaaagttgtcaaaaaagtCAATCTGTGGCAATGCGGCTTTAAATAAGTGTACaatacaatttttataaaatgttttattttcagacaCAACCAGTGCCTAACCCAATGTCATATTACATGCATCAGTCCCCTGAGTGGTGCCACAAGTTTGAGACAGCATCCAATCATTTCATAGAACTTGTGGCTCCGCCCCTTATACTTCTGCCTTGGCCCCGGATATTAAGACACATCGGAGGGAGCATTCAAATTCTATTCCaggtataattatatttatcattatgaaCCAGTTCAATTGTTAAGAAGTTGAGTTTTCATTTATGCAAGTCGATGCAGTTGGTATCGTTTTAATTAAGTGGTCCTTGGTAATAATTATACATAGACaaattgatgataaaatttACTATATCCAATGCAAATTGTTATCCAAGTTGAAACACTCAGACCCATTCTGCATCCAGTTTCCGTGCATTCGTAATTTTTTGAGTTAGCACTAAGTAAATATATCAACTGTTACGGTAAAAATGAAGAATGAATAATAATTTTTCAGGTTGTGCTAATAATAAGTGGAAACTTAAGTTTCCTTAATTGGCTAACAATTTTGCCAAGTCTTGCATGCTTTGATGACGCAAGCCTTGGATGGATGTTTTCTCGGTCAGTAAGACAGGAGGTTTGTGCCATACAGCAGGATGAGAAACaaggaaatattaaaaaagggCCAGGTATGTTTGTTTCTATTCTCTGTAAACGTTCTGTGCAACACACCGATGCTACCTCATGAGAATTTATGATTGCAAATAGCATAAACTATTAATAAGACAGTATGAAGAATTATCATGTGCACATGAATAATATAAAGAAGAATGTGATAATTGTAGAGGTGTTAAACAAATATACGAGTAGGTGTAAACAAGTTGAAGGCAAAATTGGTTAAGATTTGCTTCATTACTTGATTatatttatctcatatttttttcaaagaatgtAAGTCATGTTTTTTGTCAAAAGCTAATTATCATTGTCATGGGCAGTGCCTTATGTAGagttttgacaaatttaaaGATCTGAACATGGAACTTGGTCAATATACCATCAGTGGCAAGACACATGTGTTTTGCAATGCAACTAGCGTTTGATTTTAAAACGATTGTCAACTTGAATCCCTTGACAGATGGAGAAACACATTCGAACTTAGCTGACATCTgcttttaattttctttttgaagCACAGTTTATTTAGAACCACTGCAAGATCATTTAGCTGAGCAATACtattattctattttaaatgtttatttcttcagGGAATTTCATTCGACGTGTTTTCAACATCACATTGGGCATGCTTATTGCCTATCTCAGCATTCCAGTTGTCCAGAATCTGATGTCGTCAAGGCAACACATGAACACTTCTTTTGACCCACTGCGATTGGTCAATACATATGGAGCTTTTGGAAGGTTTGTATCTATTACCCGGTAATAAGTTTTATTGAGAAATGACTCTCGCTTATGTTACAAATGGAGCTTTTGGAAGGTTTTTATCTATTGATAAGTTTTATTGAGAAGTCATAGTCATTAAAGACAAACATCGCTAATCCTATCAAAGTATAACACCCTCAAACACAATACAGGTGTTTCTTTTGATTTAAAAGTAGGCCTTTCTGAACCAGGCCTTTCTGGACCGGGTCTTTCTGGTACTGGGCCTTTTTGACCGGACTCCGAGAAATGACTTTAGCTGATGTTACACTCTTCTAGTATGGAAGTAAACCAGTATGTAGTAGTTCATACAAACAACATGCATATTCTTGTAGCAGTGCATTTACAAATGCATGTATTTGGAAAGAATGCAAAGATGAGTATGTTTGGGGCTGTGAGTTTGAAGTCTTCTATTGCAGTTAGTGGATTTTGTGTCTTCGCTTCATCGATTAATCCCAAGGGAGTCCAATTAATCTTCATGATAACAAAAAAGTCCTAGCACTGAAAATCATCAATAtctttcataaatgttttttttctaacttGCAGTGTTACCAAGGAGCGAACAGAGGTAATCTACCAGGGTACATATGATAACCCAATGGCTTCTGATGCCAAATGGGAGGAGTATGAGTTTAAATGTAAACCAGGCAAGATTGGTCGCCGTCCCTGTGTTATCTCCCCTTATCATTACAGACTAGACTGGTTAATCTGGTTTGCGGCTTTTCAGGtgagacaaaatattttgttacaaattaAGCCCAACATTTCTATTCATACAACACGAATCAAATAAAACGcttcatattttgttgtttaactCTGATTCCTACGAGCAATTAAAGtagtattttattgttgaaaatttCTCCTAGATTTAAAATAAGACATGCCCTAATAGCCATCCTCTcactttttataataatattttcttggTCCTgatgtgatatatttttaaacaaatataagaatAGGTGTATTTTAATGTAAGAGTTAAACCTTAATTCTATTTCTGACACAAGCTTTGTATTCAACTGAATTTCCGGATCTTACGATATTTGCTTGAACGCTTGTTGACATCATGGTCCCATGGATGTCTGTGCTTTGTCGAAAATAACTAGCCTGTATAAAATTCCTTTACAGAATGCTAACAGCAACCCTTGGATTATAACACTGGCAGCAAAACTGTTGGAAAATGACAACAGTACCATATCACTCATTGCTTACAATCCTTTTGAAGGGAAAGATCCGCCAAGGTAGGTGCAAGCTGAATGACCTCCATGTTCTAGAATATAGCACttttaaattcataaatttGGTCGCATTTTCTCAACCAATATTTCGACATAGGGATATATATATGGAGTTGTCCGTTTATTTGGAGTTGCCCGTTTGTCCTTCCGTAGCCATTACTACCTAACTAGTGGACAGAAagcaatgaaatatacatgtattatcataGTACCATGGTGCATGCGCAAGTTTCGTCATGGCCAGGCCAGTAACACAAGTGTCATTGCTCTTTGATTGATGAAAAAGCTTAAATGTGTCCATCCAGAGGCATAACTTTGTTaccatggtttatatgtccgtgattGAACATAGTGTGTGTATAACCTTAGTGCGTTGGAGCACACGAAGGTTTCGTCTGGATCGGGTCagaattgtattttatttgccTTCAAATTAATGAAACAAGCTGAAGTCTGTCTTTCTGtctttcatataatatttgtatttttagcttgactattcgaagaataaggagggctatatactactcgccccagcgtcgacatcggcgtcggcgtctggttaaagtttaagggcaagttgggattttcactaataagtccaatacccttccttcaattcacttaatacttcacacagttgttcagggccatcacatgatgaggttagataactccatattatcctttatacaaattatggcccctgattgactatggaacttaggttaaagttttagggcaagttgggatatttattaataacttcaatacccttcgttcaattgacttaaaacttcacacagttgttcaggaccatcacacaatgaggttacataactccatattatccttcatacaagttatggcccttgattgacttaggttaaagttttagggcaggttaaagatttagggcaagttgggatcttcacttacatgtataagtgcaataccctttattcaattgacttaatacttaataaagttgttcagggccatcacattatgaggttagataactccatattatcttttatacaaatgatggcccctgattgactattgaacttaggttaaagttttagggcaggttgggatatttattgataacttatatacctttgatttaatggccttaatacttcacacagttgtttaggaCCATCGCACACTGATgtttcataactccatattatccttaatacaagtcatggcccctgattgacttaggttaatgtttaagggcaggttaaagttttagggcaagttgggattttaataaaaaaaacttatataccCTTCATTAAATGAACTCAATACTACGCAGAATTATTgacaaccatcttacaacaaggaacataactccattttaaccttacatacaaattatggcccttgaatgtttttgttgttgttttttttaatttaatttcttttgaaagccacatttatatattcttaaccacattttcatattgaatgacttgtgtcattgttcgggcgggctggtgggagggcagcgcCAAAGTCACcatatgtatcgaataattttagctttctagctaggtttgacataaagagaccaaacttggtaaataccaagagtttatggagaccttttattgGAATGCctttgaggcccctaggatcaaggtcaaggttactattaatagaaaaagggtttgtattgaataacttaagtaagggtctacatattgtgaccaaacttggtatataggaagagttcatagagacctttcctgagattgtgttttggaccctaagagttatggtctaggtcaagatcactgttgctaaaaatagaaatatggttagtactAAATAActcagtaagggttgacatagtgtgaccaaacttggtatataggacaagtttatgcagagctttcatggtTTGCTTTTTGgcccccctagggtcaaggtcactgtttctaaaaatagattactgtttcagtaatggttgacatactgtgactaaacttgatatgtaggaagagtttatggatgaCTTCCAtgtgattgtgtttggggcccttaggatcaaggtcactgttacaaaaaatagaagaaagcagttgaaaccgaatctcttctgccaaacattaaaaacctggttttgtctcatcgcgattcttgttcacttttttatttgattgttttattccttttgacaggcacatgaTACATCGTTAGTGTATTCACTTTTAAGTCtcagcggcgtagtcgagcgcgctgtcttacgacagctcttgtatatttatattgtgaaattcaCACTGTGTTTGAAACTACTTTGAAGAGTGCACAACTCTCGTCTACACCATCTCGGTAAAAATAGAGTAGTTGCCCTTTTATCAATAAGAACAGAGTCATGTACACTTCTTAAGATATAACTTATTGAAACTTATGaggtcagtgtgtgtatactacgtgataaattgcgtcataaattctacgtcggaaggcaatatttttcttcgaattcagacttaaaacaaagataaccaCTATTTCTTTACTATTTTAAacgaaacatagcacagtctacgccgcttacagagccccgtcTTCgttcttttaccagagtttgattgagagtgtagtttcttaaaacactacGACAAACTGTTTCACATAATGGCCGtttgacggagcactgtcaaacattattttggaaacaggtcgtcgaagtgtttgatgaaactaatcaccttattaaACGCTGGTAATAAATCGAAGGCGTGGCTCTTTTAGCTGcatagtttgtttatttgagtttttcAAAGGTCTGCCcgtttttaattgtgtttaaatgccataagtgtcatgagatagaagtgacagcaattcgcagtcaaatccagactttggaagacttgaagaaacagggtgagatacaagagatccgggtgcgatatcctagctctttgcgaagagacctcttggttcttttacgtgctcggtgtaaagcaccgatacacgggatacattTTTCCTGGGTCGAACTAGTAccgagtacaccacttttccaagcactaacCTTTAAATGCCGAGTAACAACTTTTAACGTATTTTGGTACGAtgcgggatcgaacccacgacctcccacTCCGTAGGCGGATGcattaaccactaggccacggagacggtacTAACTGCATAGACtgctttttgtttcttttatagtGGTGTAGTTACCATGACTTCTGACGTCACGCGCGCAGACGTCACGCGCGTGATCAATACTATGtagaatatactttttattattggtggttaaaaatagctatgacgcTTGagggaattttccacagaaaacgaggcaagaagcCTTCAACCACGCGCCGTGAACTTTGAACTTGTGATTACCCGAAAATGTGTAATAAGTAACCTAGCCTTTTTCggatgaaatgtgtttatcaatgtattcagtCATAaggaaatacatgtttataagatgcatgtgcaaatagtgaaatacgtctgcattcttgtggtaagcttaATTCATGTAAAACGGACAGAAGAAAATAGAATACTAGCAAATTACTGTAGCCGTCATAATCGGTTgaaatttttgacaaaaaaaacacactttagcCTAGATTCaagtgtccgcagagtttcACGGAGTTAACCCCTCTGAGAAACGCCGCGTTCgttattcttcggtcgactgatcaccctccgagggccttaaattcagACTCCGAGGAAAGCGGACTGTCG
The Mya arenaria isolate MELC-2E11 chromosome 12, ASM2691426v1 DNA segment above includes these coding regions:
- the LOC128210282 gene encoding lipase maturation factor 1-like — protein: MADNTADADSVLRRRKKLEGKKKDENVTKEKNKSSFPSALGEGSVTFKTKLETGSYWLTRIVLIRYIGFIYFVAFLVALHQNKPLLGLQGLLPAQHFLDNIKSRTAVNHWDTYTAVPSLVWLIDYHEHLDDFLDYVAYAGIGLSVFLMVNGGANWLIMFTLWVLYHSLVNVGQRWYGFGWESQLLETGFLAIFLCPVISVQKLPRGTPTSQIVLWGYRWLIFRIMIGAGLIKIRGDQCWRDLTCMNYHYETQPVPNPMSYYMHQSPEWCHKFETASNHFIELVAPPLILLPWPRILRHIGGSIQILFQVVLIISGNLSFLNWLTILPSLACFDDASLGWMFSRSVRQEVCAIQQDEKQGNIKKGPGNFIRRVFNITLGMLIAYLSIPVVQNLMSSRQHMNTSFDPLRLVNTYGAFGSVTKERTEVIYQGTYDNPMASDAKWEEYEFKCKPGKIGRRPCVISPYHYRLDWLIWFAAFQNANSNPWIITLAAKLLENDNSTISLIAYNPFEGKDPPRYIRVQHYSYKFTKIGSKDAQQGRWWKRRKIGEYLQPVSLESLKPYLDSIHFSSGTKRSRGKKKRS